The Cucurbita pepo subsp. pepo cultivar mu-cu-16 chromosome LG08, ASM280686v2, whole genome shotgun sequence genome contains a region encoding:
- the LOC111799798 gene encoding probable LRR receptor-like serine/threonine-protein kinase At2g23950 → MTKQRSLNLIKRNPRTIMGFLNSAIFMFFVASFSCSQLVYGNSEVKALMQLKASLDPENRVLKSWTIDGDHCSGAFDGVACNEHRKVANISLQGRGLSGTVSPAVAELKCLSGLFLHYNNLSGEIPREISSLTELADLYLDVNSFTGNIPEEIGNMSNLQVLQICCNKLSGKIPPKIGSLKKLTVLALQHNRLSGEIPKSIGSLEMLKRLYLSFNNFTGTIPFNISTIPQLEVLDVKNNSLSGHVPAGLRRLNEGFQGENNRGLCGNGFITVRNCTVFDNENIKGEGFPPFLSEPNATAQRDIPESADFSNAKCNQFHCSKSPRRVPKIVVVSVVLIISVIFLVSVILSLFWYRRRKQKIGNSSISYDDRLSTDQARELYSKSASPLVCLEYSHGWDSLADGIKGLGLSQYLSKFIFNIEEVESVTQYFSEANLVGRSSFSMVYKGVLKDGSSVAITSISMTSCKSDEAEFLRGLNLLSSLRHENLVSLRGFCCSRGRGEFFLVYDFASRGSLSRYLDVEDGSSHVLDWSKRVSIINGIAKGIAYLHRQEVDKPAMVHKNISVEKILIDHQFNALISNTGISGLLADDIIFSSLKTSAAMGYLAPEYITIGRFTEKSDIYAFGVVIFQILSGTRKLSASLLLEAEVCKFEDFIDKNLKGNFCVAEATKLANLALSCTNELPLNRPTIEDLIKELTKT, encoded by the exons ATGACGAAACAGAGGAGTTTGAATCtcataaaaagaaatccaagaacaaTCATGGGGTTTCTTAATTCCGCCATTTTTATGTTCTTCGTAGCTTCCTTTTCATGTTCTCAACTTGTTTATGGAAATTCCGAAGTGAAAGCGTTGATGCAGTTGAAGGCATCTCTAGACCCAGAAAACAGAGTATTGAAGTCATGGACGATCGACGGCGACCATTGCAGCGGTGCGTTCGACGGCGTGGCTTGCAACGAGCATCGGAAAGTAGCCAACATATCATTACAAGGACGAGGGCTCTCCGGTACAGTGTCGCCGGCGGTAGCGGAGCTGAAATGTCTTTCTGGGCTGTTCTTGCATTACAACAATTTGTCTGGAGAGATTCCCAGAGAGATTTCAAGCTTAACTGAACTTGCTGATCTTTACCTCGATGTTAACAGCTTCACCGGAAACATCCCTGAAGAGATCGGAAACATGTCTAATCTGCAag TTTTACAGATTTGTTGCAACAAATTGAGTGGAAAAATCCCGCCAAAGATTGGATCATTGAAGAAGCTAACAGTTCTTGCTTTACAACACAACAGATTAAGCGGCGAAATCCCTAAATCCATTGGAAGCTTAGAAATGCTTAAAAGACTTTATTTAAGCTTCAATAACTTCACCGGCACAATTCCGTTCAACATATCGACAATTCCCCAGCTGGAAGTTCTTGATGTCAAGAACAACTCCCTCTCCGGCCACGTCCCTGCCG gttTGAGAAGATTAAACGAAGGGTTTCAAGGAGAAAACAATCGTGGATTATGTGGAAATGGGTTTATTACGGTGAGAAATTGTACAGTTTTTGACAATGAAAACATCAAAGGAGAAGGATTTCCGCCATTTTTATCAGAACCAAACGCTACTGCTCAAAGGGACATCCCTGAATCTGCCGACTTCTCCAATGCCAAATGCAATCAATTTCATTGCTCAAAAAGTCCCAGAAGAGTTCCAAAAATTGTTGTTGTTTCTGTTGTTCTTATCATCTCTGTGATCTTCTTAGTGTCTGTGATCCTCTCTCTGTTTTGGTACCGTCGTCGTAAACAAAAGATCGGTAACTCATCGATTTCGTACGACGATCGGCTCAGCACGGATCAGGCTCGAGAGCTCTACTCGAAGAGTGCTTCGCCGTTGGTGTGTCTTGAGTATTCTCATGGATGGGATTCACTGGCAGATGGGATCAAAGGATTGGGATTGTCTCAGTATCTTAGcaagtttattttcaatattgaaGAGGTTGAATCTGTTACTCAGTACTTCTCTGAGGCTAATTTGGTTGGTAGAAGCAGTTTTTCAATGGTTTATAAAGGAGTTTTGAAGGATGGTTCATCTGTAGCCATTACGAGTATTAGTATGACTAGTTGCAAGTCCGATGAAGCCGAGTTTCTTCGCGGATTGAACTTGTTGAGCTCTCTACGACACGAAAATCTCGTTAGTTTGCGAGGCTTCTGTTGTTCGAGGGGTCGAGGTGAGTTCTTCCTCGTATACGATTTTGCCTCGAGGGGGAGCTTGTCTCGGTATTTGGACGTCGAAGATGGTAGCAGCCATGTTCTTGATTGGTCTAAGAGAGTTTCTATCATCAATGGCATTGCAAAAG GCATTGCATATTTACATCGCCAAGAAGTAGACAAACCGGCCATGGTACACAAAAACATATCCGTTGAGAAGATTCTCATCGATCATCAGTTCAATGCGTTGATCTCGAATACTGGCATCTCTGGACTCCTAGCTGATGACATTATCTTTTCGTCACTCAAAACAAGTGCAGCCATGGGATATCTCGCACCTGAATACATTACGATCGGTCGTTTTACAGAGAAGAGTGACATATACGCATTTGGGGTcgttatatttcaaattctttctGGGACACGAAAACTTTCAGCGTCTCTTCTATTGGAAGCCGAAGTTTGTAAATTCGAGGATTTTATCGATAAGAACCTGAAGGGAAACTTCTGTGTAGCCGAAGCTACCAAGCTAGCCAATCTTGCACTATCATGTACCAATGAGCTGCCCCTCAACAGGCCAACCATTGAAGATTTGATAAAGGAGCTAACCAAAACTTAG
- the LOC111800125 gene encoding E3 ubiquitin-protein ligase RNF165-like: MSLADLATFRCNLHRYDGPDQLLQIRIGHSSRLLTGSPFSGYPFNIVHETLPTTMADAQFPLPLRELEDPLFCQAYIKEFLSSYNLGATIKNAIARRIASFVVQMACGNYEMTFYIVAEIDYIQMFWMDDSATAAEEEEDEEEETEIFDDFSGRRGAPETAIERLKKEKFDGFGGEDLGNCSVCYDEMKDGGEEVSRIPCGHVYHKSCVLTWLQRNNSCPLCRNKLEA, from the coding sequence ATGTCTTTAGCAGATTTGGCCACATTCCGCTGCAATCTCCACCGCTACGACGGTCCCGATCAGCTTCTCCAAATTCGAATAGGTCATTCAAGCCGTCTGCTCACCGGATCGCCGTTCTCCGGATATCCTTTCAATATCGTCCATGAAACTCTCCCTACTACAATGGCGGATGCTCAGTTCCCCCTTCCTTTGCGAGAGCTCGAAGATCCGTTATTCTGTCAAGCTTACATCAAGGAATTTCTGAGTTCTTACAACCTTGGTGCCACAATAAAAAACGCCATTGCTCGGAGGATTGCCTCGTTCGTCGTTCAAATGGCGTGCGGAAACTACGAGATGACATTCTACATCGTTGCTGAAATCGATTACATCCAGATGTTTTGGATGGACGACAGTGCGActgcggcggaggaggaggaggatgaggaggaggagacgGAGATTTTTGACGACTTTTCGGGGAGGAGAGGGGCGCCGGAGACGGCGATAGAGAGgctgaagaaggagaaattcGATGGATTTGGGGGAGAAGATTTGGGGAATTGTAGTGTGTGTTACGATGAGATGAAGGATGGCGGGGAAGAAGTGAGCAGAATCCCGTGCGGACATGTGTATCATAAATCTTGTGTTCTCACTTGGCTTCAAAGGAACAACTCATGTCCTCTGTGCAGAAACAAACTAGAAGCTTAA
- the LOC111800118 gene encoding uncharacterized protein LOC111800118, giving the protein MSLADSATFRCNLHRYDDPDQLLQIRIRHSTRLLTGSPFSGYPFNIVHETLPTTMADAQFPLPLRELEDPLFCQAYIEEFLSSYNLGATIKNAIARRIASFVVQMACGNYEMTFYIVAEIDYIQMFWLDQSAIAAEEEEEEEEDEEEEEDEEEEEEEVIFDNFSGRRGAPETAIERLKKEKFDGFGGEDLGNCSVCYDEMKDGGEEVSRIPCGHVYHKSCVLTWLQRNNSCPLCRKKLEA; this is encoded by the coding sequence ATGTCTTTAGCAGATTCGGCCACATTCCGCTGCAATCTCCACCGCTACGACGATCCCGATCAGCTTCTCCAAATTCGAATACGTCATTCAACACGTCTTCTCACCGGATCGCCATTCTCCGGATATCCTTTCAATATCGTCCATGAAACTCTCCCTACTACAATGGCGGATGCTCAGTTCCCCCTTCCTCTGCGAGAGCTCGAAGATCCGTTGTTCTGCCAAGCTTACATCGAGGAATTTCTGAGTTCTTACAACCTTGGTGCCACAATAAAAAACGCCATTGCTCGGAGGATTGCCTCGTTCGTCGTTCAAATGGCGTGCGGAAACTACGAGATGACGTTCTACATCGTTGCGGAAATCGATTACATCCAGATGTTTTGGTTGGATCAGAGTGCGATTGCagcagaggaggaggaggaggaggaagaagatgaggaggaggaagaagatgaggaggaggaggaggaggaggtgatTTTTGACAACTTTTCGGGGAGGAGAGGGGCGCCGGAGACGGCGATAGAGAggttgaagaaggagaaattcGATGGGTTTGGGGGAGAAGATTTGGGGAATTGCAGTGTGTGTTATGATGAGATGAAGGACGGTGGGGAAGAAGTGAGCAGAATCCCCTGCGGACACGTGTATCATAAATCTTGTGTTCTCACTTGGCTTCAAAGGAACAACTCATGTCCTTTGTGCAGAAAGAAACTAGAAGCTTAA
- the LOC111800119 gene encoding uncharacterized protein LOC111800119 produces the protein MEEFLSSYNLGATIKNAIARRIASFVVQMACRNDNLTFYIVSEIDYIQMFWLDQSATAEEEEEETKIFDDFSGRRGAPETGIERLKKEQFDGFGGEDLGNCSVCYDEMKDGGEEVSRMPLGHVYHKSCVLTWLQRNNS, from the coding sequence ATGGAGGAATTTCTTAGTTCCTACAACCTTGGCGCCACAATAAAAAATGCCATTGCTCGAAGGATTGCCTCGTTCGTCGTTCAAATGGCGTGCAGAAATGACAATCTGACGTTCTACATCGTTTCGGAAATCGATTACATACAGATGTTTTGGTTGGACCAGAGTGCGActgcggaggaggaggaggaggagacgAAAATTTTTGACGACTTTTCGGGGAGGAGAGGGGCGCCGGAGACGGGGATAGAGAGGTTGAAGAAGGAGCAATTCGATGGGTTTGGGGGAGAAGATTTGGGGAATTGTAGTGTGTGTTATGATGAGATGAAGGACGGCGGGGAAGAAGTGAGCAGAATGCCCTTGGGACATGTGTATCATAAATCTTGTGTTCTCACTTGGCTTCAAAGGAACAACTCATGA